The Hippoglossus stenolepis isolate QCI-W04-F060 chromosome 11, HSTE1.2, whole genome shotgun sequence genome includes a window with the following:
- the slc6a9 gene encoding sodium- and chloride-dependent glycine transporter 1 isoform X3: protein MENHVQNGAVPGEPVKKDENLRRGNWGNQIEFVLTSVGYAVGLGNVWRFPYLCYRNGGGAFMLPYIIMLVFCGIPLFFLELSFGQFASQGCLGVWRISPMFKGVGYGMMVVSTYIGIYYNVVICIAFYYFFMSMTNLLPWTYCNNPWNTADCTGVLGSGYPLNSSLVNATTSLVAGVTEVVNRTKRTSPSEEYWKHYVLNISDGIGNFGEVRLPILGCLALSWFVVFLCLIRGVKSSGKVVYFTATFPYLVLTILFIRGITLDGAVNGIKYYLTPQWHKVLDAKVWGDAASQIFYSLGCAWGGLITMASYNKFHNNCYRDSIIISITNCATSVYAGFVIFSILGFMAHHLNVPVSEVADHGPGLAFVAYPEALTLLPISPLWSLLFFFMLILLGLGTQFCLLETLVTAIVDEIGTDWIIRNKTVVTLSVAIVGFLLGVPLTTQAGIYWLLLMDNYAASFSLVIISCIMCICVMYIYGHRNYFRDVEMMLGFPPPLFFRVCWRFISPFIISFILIFTVIQYKPITYNNYVYPSWSLAIGFCMAMSSVICIPVYALYKISRSPGATFRERLKFACRADPSWGPALQEHRTGRYAPMASEDTVDSRPLKEKEELKEEQKEELKEKEEETERRDDISLTIQGSNGSTNTHNNPNPSA from the exons AACGGAGCAGTTCCAGGCGAGCCAGTGAAGAAGGATGAAAACCTCCGGAGAGGCAACTGGGGCAACCAGATTGAGTTTGTCCTCACCAGCGTGGGCTATGCTGTGGGCCTGGGCAACGTCTGGAGGTTTCCATATCTCTGCTACAGAAATGGAGGCG GTGCCTTCATGCTGCCGTACATCATCATGCTGGTGTTCTGCGgcattcctctcttcttcctcgaGCTGTCCTTCGGTCAGTTCGCCAGCCAGGGATGTCTGGGAGTCTGGAGGATCAGCCCCATGTTCAAAG GTGTCGGTTACGGCATGATGGTGGTGTCCACATACATCGGCATCTACTACAACGTGGTCATCTGCATCGCATTTTACTACTTTTTCATGTCTATGACCAACCTGCTGCCATGGACCTACTGCAACAACCCCTGGAACACGGCGGACTGCACCGGGGTGCTGGGCAGTGGGTACCCGCTCAACAGCAGCCTGGTCAATGCCACCACCAGCCTGGTGGCGGGGGTGACCGAGGTGGTCAACCGCACCAAGAGGACAAGCCCCAGTGAGGAGTACTGGAA acACTATGTGTTGAACATCTCTGATGGTATTGGAAACTTTGGAGAGGTCCGTCTCCCCATCCTGGGCTGTCTGGCATTGTCCTGGTTTGTCGTCTTTCTGTGTCTCATCAGGGGTGTTAAATCCTCTGGAAAG GTGGTGTACTTCACAGCCACATTCCCCTATTTGGTTTTGACCATCCTGTTCATCCGTGGCATCACCCTGGATGGAGCCGTCAACGGCATCAAGTACTACCTGACTCCGCAGTGGCACAAGGTTCTTGACGCAAAG GTGTGGGGAGATGCTGCCTCACAGATCTTCTACTCTCTGGGCTGTGCCTGGGGTGGGCTCATTACCATGGCTTCTTACAACAAGTTCCACAACAACTGCTACAG agacagcatcatcatcagcataaCCAACTGTGCCACCAGTGTGTACGCCGGCTTTGTCATTTTCTCCATCCTGGGCTTCATGGCGCACCACCTGAACGTCCCCGTGTCCGAGGTGGCTGACCACGGCCCAGGCCTGGCCTTTGTGGCCTACCCAGAAGCCCTCACTCTGCTCCCCATCTCACCGCTCTGGtcgctgctcttcttcttcatgctcATCCTCCTGGGACTGGGGACTCAG TTCTGTCTGCTGGAGACCCTGGTGACGGCCATCGTCGACGAGATCGGCACCGACTGGATCATAAGAAACAAGACTGTGGTCACGCTGTCAGTGGCCATAGTTGGATTCTTACTGGGAGTGCCACTAACAACACAG GCAGGAATCTACTGGCTGCTACTGATGGACAACTACGCTgccagtttctctctggtcaTCATCTCCTGCATCATGTGCATCTGTGTCATGTATATTTATG GTCACAGGAACTATTTCAGAGATGTTGAAATGATGCTGggtttccctcctcctctcttcttcagaGTCTGCTGGAGATTCATCTCCCCCTTCATCATCTCT TTCATCCTGATCTTCACAGTGATTCAGTACAAACCCATCACCTACAACAACTACGTGTACCCCAGCTGGTCCCTGGCTATTGGCTTCTGCATGGCTATGTCCTCGGTGATCTGCATTCCCGTCTACGCCCTCTACAAGATCTCCAGGTCCCCAGGAGCCACCTTCAGAGAG cgGTTGAAGTTCGCGTGCCGAGCAGATCCATCTTGGGGCCCCGCCCTGCAGGAGCACCGGACAGGCCGCTACGCTCCCATGGCCTCTGAAGACACCGTGGATTCCCGTCCCCTCAAGGAGAAGGAagagctgaaggaggagcagaaagaggagttgaaggaaaaggaggaggagacggagaggagagatgacatCAGTCTCACCATTCAGGGGAGCAACGgctccaccaacacacacaacaaccccAACCCCAGTGCATAG
- the slc6a9 gene encoding sodium- and chloride-dependent glycine transporter 1 isoform X2 gives MEEKQLAGIRNGAVPGEPVKKDENLRRGNWGNQIEFVLTSVGYAVGLGNVWRFPYLCYRNGGGAFMLPYIIMLVFCGIPLFFLELSFGQFASQGCLGVWRISPMFKGVGYGMMVVSTYIGIYYNVVICIAFYYFFMSMTNLLPWTYCNNPWNTADCTGVLGSGYPLNSSLVNATTSLVAGVTEVVNRTKRTSPSEEYWKHYVLNISDGIGNFGEVRLPILGCLALSWFVVFLCLIRGVKSSGKVVYFTATFPYLVLTILFIRGITLDGAVNGIKYYLTPQWHKVLDAKVWGDAASQIFYSLGCAWGGLITMASYNKFHNNCYRDSIIISITNCATSVYAGFVIFSILGFMAHHLNVPVSEVADHGPGLAFVAYPEALTLLPISPLWSLLFFFMLILLGLGTQFCLLETLVTAIVDEIGTDWIIRNKTVVTLSVAIVGFLLGVPLTTQAGIYWLLLMDNYAASFSLVIISCIMCICVMYIYGHRNYFRDVEMMLGFPPPLFFRVCWRFISPFIISFILIFTVIQYKPITYNNYVYPSWSLAIGFCMAMSSVICIPVYALYKISRSPGATFRERLKFACRADPSWGPALQEHRTGRYAPMASEDTVDSRPLKEKEELKEEQKEELKEKEEETERRDDISLTIQGSNGSTNTHNNPNPSA, from the exons AACGGAGCAGTTCCAGGCGAGCCAGTGAAGAAGGATGAAAACCTCCGGAGAGGCAACTGGGGCAACCAGATTGAGTTTGTCCTCACCAGCGTGGGCTATGCTGTGGGCCTGGGCAACGTCTGGAGGTTTCCATATCTCTGCTACAGAAATGGAGGCG GTGCCTTCATGCTGCCGTACATCATCATGCTGGTGTTCTGCGgcattcctctcttcttcctcgaGCTGTCCTTCGGTCAGTTCGCCAGCCAGGGATGTCTGGGAGTCTGGAGGATCAGCCCCATGTTCAAAG GTGTCGGTTACGGCATGATGGTGGTGTCCACATACATCGGCATCTACTACAACGTGGTCATCTGCATCGCATTTTACTACTTTTTCATGTCTATGACCAACCTGCTGCCATGGACCTACTGCAACAACCCCTGGAACACGGCGGACTGCACCGGGGTGCTGGGCAGTGGGTACCCGCTCAACAGCAGCCTGGTCAATGCCACCACCAGCCTGGTGGCGGGGGTGACCGAGGTGGTCAACCGCACCAAGAGGACAAGCCCCAGTGAGGAGTACTGGAA acACTATGTGTTGAACATCTCTGATGGTATTGGAAACTTTGGAGAGGTCCGTCTCCCCATCCTGGGCTGTCTGGCATTGTCCTGGTTTGTCGTCTTTCTGTGTCTCATCAGGGGTGTTAAATCCTCTGGAAAG GTGGTGTACTTCACAGCCACATTCCCCTATTTGGTTTTGACCATCCTGTTCATCCGTGGCATCACCCTGGATGGAGCCGTCAACGGCATCAAGTACTACCTGACTCCGCAGTGGCACAAGGTTCTTGACGCAAAG GTGTGGGGAGATGCTGCCTCACAGATCTTCTACTCTCTGGGCTGTGCCTGGGGTGGGCTCATTACCATGGCTTCTTACAACAAGTTCCACAACAACTGCTACAG agacagcatcatcatcagcataaCCAACTGTGCCACCAGTGTGTACGCCGGCTTTGTCATTTTCTCCATCCTGGGCTTCATGGCGCACCACCTGAACGTCCCCGTGTCCGAGGTGGCTGACCACGGCCCAGGCCTGGCCTTTGTGGCCTACCCAGAAGCCCTCACTCTGCTCCCCATCTCACCGCTCTGGtcgctgctcttcttcttcatgctcATCCTCCTGGGACTGGGGACTCAG TTCTGTCTGCTGGAGACCCTGGTGACGGCCATCGTCGACGAGATCGGCACCGACTGGATCATAAGAAACAAGACTGTGGTCACGCTGTCAGTGGCCATAGTTGGATTCTTACTGGGAGTGCCACTAACAACACAG GCAGGAATCTACTGGCTGCTACTGATGGACAACTACGCTgccagtttctctctggtcaTCATCTCCTGCATCATGTGCATCTGTGTCATGTATATTTATG GTCACAGGAACTATTTCAGAGATGTTGAAATGATGCTGggtttccctcctcctctcttcttcagaGTCTGCTGGAGATTCATCTCCCCCTTCATCATCTCT TTCATCCTGATCTTCACAGTGATTCAGTACAAACCCATCACCTACAACAACTACGTGTACCCCAGCTGGTCCCTGGCTATTGGCTTCTGCATGGCTATGTCCTCGGTGATCTGCATTCCCGTCTACGCCCTCTACAAGATCTCCAGGTCCCCAGGAGCCACCTTCAGAGAG cgGTTGAAGTTCGCGTGCCGAGCAGATCCATCTTGGGGCCCCGCCCTGCAGGAGCACCGGACAGGCCGCTACGCTCCCATGGCCTCTGAAGACACCGTGGATTCCCGTCCCCTCAAGGAGAAGGAagagctgaaggaggagcagaaagaggagttgaaggaaaaggaggaggagacggagaggagagatgacatCAGTCTCACCATTCAGGGGAGCAACGgctccaccaacacacacaacaaccccAACCCCAGTGCATAG
- the slc6a9 gene encoding sodium- and chloride-dependent glycine transporter 1 isoform X1, with product MSESNTIAASTADQNGAVPGEPVKKDENLRRGNWGNQIEFVLTSVGYAVGLGNVWRFPYLCYRNGGGAFMLPYIIMLVFCGIPLFFLELSFGQFASQGCLGVWRISPMFKGVGYGMMVVSTYIGIYYNVVICIAFYYFFMSMTNLLPWTYCNNPWNTADCTGVLGSGYPLNSSLVNATTSLVAGVTEVVNRTKRTSPSEEYWKHYVLNISDGIGNFGEVRLPILGCLALSWFVVFLCLIRGVKSSGKVVYFTATFPYLVLTILFIRGITLDGAVNGIKYYLTPQWHKVLDAKVWGDAASQIFYSLGCAWGGLITMASYNKFHNNCYRDSIIISITNCATSVYAGFVIFSILGFMAHHLNVPVSEVADHGPGLAFVAYPEALTLLPISPLWSLLFFFMLILLGLGTQFCLLETLVTAIVDEIGTDWIIRNKTVVTLSVAIVGFLLGVPLTTQAGIYWLLLMDNYAASFSLVIISCIMCICVMYIYGHRNYFRDVEMMLGFPPPLFFRVCWRFISPFIISFILIFTVIQYKPITYNNYVYPSWSLAIGFCMAMSSVICIPVYALYKISRSPGATFRERLKFACRADPSWGPALQEHRTGRYAPMASEDTVDSRPLKEKEELKEEQKEELKEKEEETERRDDISLTIQGSNGSTNTHNNPNPSA from the exons AACGGAGCAGTTCCAGGCGAGCCAGTGAAGAAGGATGAAAACCTCCGGAGAGGCAACTGGGGCAACCAGATTGAGTTTGTCCTCACCAGCGTGGGCTATGCTGTGGGCCTGGGCAACGTCTGGAGGTTTCCATATCTCTGCTACAGAAATGGAGGCG GTGCCTTCATGCTGCCGTACATCATCATGCTGGTGTTCTGCGgcattcctctcttcttcctcgaGCTGTCCTTCGGTCAGTTCGCCAGCCAGGGATGTCTGGGAGTCTGGAGGATCAGCCCCATGTTCAAAG GTGTCGGTTACGGCATGATGGTGGTGTCCACATACATCGGCATCTACTACAACGTGGTCATCTGCATCGCATTTTACTACTTTTTCATGTCTATGACCAACCTGCTGCCATGGACCTACTGCAACAACCCCTGGAACACGGCGGACTGCACCGGGGTGCTGGGCAGTGGGTACCCGCTCAACAGCAGCCTGGTCAATGCCACCACCAGCCTGGTGGCGGGGGTGACCGAGGTGGTCAACCGCACCAAGAGGACAAGCCCCAGTGAGGAGTACTGGAA acACTATGTGTTGAACATCTCTGATGGTATTGGAAACTTTGGAGAGGTCCGTCTCCCCATCCTGGGCTGTCTGGCATTGTCCTGGTTTGTCGTCTTTCTGTGTCTCATCAGGGGTGTTAAATCCTCTGGAAAG GTGGTGTACTTCACAGCCACATTCCCCTATTTGGTTTTGACCATCCTGTTCATCCGTGGCATCACCCTGGATGGAGCCGTCAACGGCATCAAGTACTACCTGACTCCGCAGTGGCACAAGGTTCTTGACGCAAAG GTGTGGGGAGATGCTGCCTCACAGATCTTCTACTCTCTGGGCTGTGCCTGGGGTGGGCTCATTACCATGGCTTCTTACAACAAGTTCCACAACAACTGCTACAG agacagcatcatcatcagcataaCCAACTGTGCCACCAGTGTGTACGCCGGCTTTGTCATTTTCTCCATCCTGGGCTTCATGGCGCACCACCTGAACGTCCCCGTGTCCGAGGTGGCTGACCACGGCCCAGGCCTGGCCTTTGTGGCCTACCCAGAAGCCCTCACTCTGCTCCCCATCTCACCGCTCTGGtcgctgctcttcttcttcatgctcATCCTCCTGGGACTGGGGACTCAG TTCTGTCTGCTGGAGACCCTGGTGACGGCCATCGTCGACGAGATCGGCACCGACTGGATCATAAGAAACAAGACTGTGGTCACGCTGTCAGTGGCCATAGTTGGATTCTTACTGGGAGTGCCACTAACAACACAG GCAGGAATCTACTGGCTGCTACTGATGGACAACTACGCTgccagtttctctctggtcaTCATCTCCTGCATCATGTGCATCTGTGTCATGTATATTTATG GTCACAGGAACTATTTCAGAGATGTTGAAATGATGCTGggtttccctcctcctctcttcttcagaGTCTGCTGGAGATTCATCTCCCCCTTCATCATCTCT TTCATCCTGATCTTCACAGTGATTCAGTACAAACCCATCACCTACAACAACTACGTGTACCCCAGCTGGTCCCTGGCTATTGGCTTCTGCATGGCTATGTCCTCGGTGATCTGCATTCCCGTCTACGCCCTCTACAAGATCTCCAGGTCCCCAGGAGCCACCTTCAGAGAG cgGTTGAAGTTCGCGTGCCGAGCAGATCCATCTTGGGGCCCCGCCCTGCAGGAGCACCGGACAGGCCGCTACGCTCCCATGGCCTCTGAAGACACCGTGGATTCCCGTCCCCTCAAGGAGAAGGAagagctgaaggaggagcagaaagaggagttgaaggaaaaggaggaggagacggagaggagagatgacatCAGTCTCACCATTCAGGGGAGCAACGgctccaccaacacacacaacaaccccAACCCCAGTGCATAG